In the Populus trichocarpa isolate Nisqually-1 chromosome 1, P.trichocarpa_v4.1, whole genome shotgun sequence genome, ATTGtcctcactctctctctctctctctctctctctctctctctctctctctctctcttacccCATTATGAATGAATAAATCAAGGATGAGATTCttcttcagaaaaaaaataatatcattaatcATATGTTATATAATTGCAGTTACGTCGGCTGGTCTCTTAGACAATGAAATTTGaggcaaaagaattaaaaaaggtGGGAGGAAGAACATTTTCAAGCAGAAATTTGACGTTAGAGCTGGAGAAAAGCTGCTAAAGACATCACACTTCTTTTTGTCAACTGAAACTGGTGCTGTTGCAGgacttctttttatttctactgAAAAGATTGCTTTCTGCAGTCAGCGATCAATTTCCTTCAATATTCCTAATTGGCAGCACAATGACACAGTTGAACAGGTGAATATcctctttattatatttttcatgtctcGACTAGGTAAAGTCTTTTTCAATTGACTTTATATACCAATTAATATATTAGTATTCTTTTTTTGTGAAAGTTCTGTTATGGATATGGTGCTACAATGaagtttgatatatttttctttagaaaaaattgaactcatttttatttttgaaaagtgGAGCTGAATATTGATAGCAACGGGCCAATTTGCATTACACATGACAATACCCTACATGCTAAATTGGATTGTCAGATCATTGAttctcaagtttattatttGCCTAATTGATCGGTGGAAAATGCTTCAAATCTTAAAATTCAACATTCTGGTTTTATTGTTCGGAACTGTAAATTATGTTCCTTCCAATACGGATATGCTGCTTACTGTAGTTGTCTGCAATTATGTTGGAACAATCGGTCCATGCCACAGCTTATTGTTGACATAGATGTTGAATTCTCTGGTCTGGTTTGCTGGCAGCTTTCCAATTTCAGCGAAGTGCATGTAGAGGAAAAACTGGTTGGTGGGGTTGTCACGTTGAAAATAGAACACTAGGGGATTGCTATGGTTGATTGGAACCGCTGCTCTTTGCATGATAGCAGATGGGAAAGTGTACTTGTTATCATCTGGTGATTTAATGGCATAGCTAGTATTTTTAGCTTCACAACCAAGAGGCAGAAGAGGTGACCAAATTCAATCATAGACATCGTTAGAGAACCTTGATGATATGTTTCTGTTTACTGAGAAATTTCTAGATAATACTGGACAGTTGAGGTAATGtatgaaaacatgaaagaaaatggcTCACCTGATCGAATCTGAATAGGCTACACCACAACCAACTCTGCGGCCAACAACTCAGGTACATTGCTGTAAGTGTTATTGTCCAAAAGCCTTAGCTCCAAAACTGATATGAAAGGTGTCCCAAAACCTGTGTTCACAAGACAAATGTCTATATTATCTGAAGAAAGGACATGGATGATTTCTGTTGTGAGGGGAGTGGATGCATCATTCAGTCTCACTGCTTCCCATCGTAGTTCATCATAGTTACCATACAAAAACCCTGCACTGATCAGATACTTGTTCTTGCTGACCCCGTGCGTAGGTTTCAAAGGTAACAAATTTTGGTTCCATCAGGGAAGCTTCTGAGATTGAGATATTGCTTGTCTATACCTGTTGTGTTGATTTTGGATGATACATTCTTATTTACACCAGTGCCTTCGTAGTTTGCATATGAGGTGTAATAGATGCCTATTATATTATCTTCGTAGCTTGAACCTTATCCAAAAATCTCTAAAGACCATTTAGGGTTCTCGATTACTATAAAACTAGGTGGTGAttcatgtatttaattttatcttcgtCAATCCTGAAATAATCAAGATCGTTGAGATTTTTCCTATGATAAAATGACAACTCCGTTGGGAAATTAGTAAGGGCTAGACTTTGTTTGCTTGGTTGAAAATAATATgcttgttatatattttgttttttatgtgattatttatattatgtGATTTGTTATATTGGTTTTTGtgctcttgtttatttatttttattttttatttttatatattttgttattatgcATATAGGATTGGATAGGGACTTATGCCCATACACCCATTGCACGAAACTCATTTGCGTATACATCGTTTTAGGCTGGCATGAGGAATTAATGGTGTTTTGATATAACTTTGTTTTAGGCTAGCACACATAAAACCTTAGAATCTCGTTGAAAGTATACAAGGTCACAATTAGCTTTACCTCAGTTTAGACTTTTTGCCATTTATAGGCATCAGATCAACCTTTGGGGCTTTGTGATCCAAGTAATGAGCGATTCTTTTGAGACCAATATGTTAATCAACCTACTCTCACGTAATGACTAGAACCTCCTATAGGACATCTCCATATAATATCACTAGCTAGGCAAGCTTGATATGCATGGAATTTCGAGAGATATGGGACAAGACAATCAAGAATAGTTCTAAAATGAGTCTAAAGATTGAAAATAGAAGGGGATTGTCCTAATAGAGGATTGAAAGCATCCGTATCTTATGGCTGAAGATGCTGATAAACTCTTGGGGAAAGTATTCAAAAACGACATCACAAAAAGCCTAGTTATTATAAGCTTTTGACATGTCATGATTTCTTTGAGGTGATAGCTTGGTATGATAGAGGTTTGAGACATGACTTGCTAACAAATCATTTTCTATGTTACCCTTTtttgaatgaataaaatttaaagaacttctttttaaaatatgcgagttaaagaaataaactatttcaatatttttagatgatggAAAGTCTTACACTaactttccaaaatattttgggctattttgatattttttattttttacccttAAAATAGATGTattaatatgctattaataaaaacactatGCATCATAAGTGGTCTATTATCAAATCTTAGTTTTGGACACTAGTCATGGAAAAATTAGACAATAATCCCCCTCTATAAAGGATTGAAATGTTGTATAATGCCATGTAGCCAATCGTTTGGTTACATGTTGCATTGActcttttttcatgtaaaaatatttaatttattaatgaaggcttatatatctttaatatttatcaaatattttattaatgaatataatgtttgattaatgaatctagaataAAGGTAAAGTTATTGAgacaaaaatgctttgcaaaagaaattataaagttattataactatgagattcctattgcatcaaagcaatGTTCCTAAATGTTCCTGATCAATGCTCAAGactgaacattaattagagttgttgagactagtacatattatgttcttttttttatgaaaggaagtaaTTGTTCTTATAAACTTAGGTATGGGGGATATCtataactaatatgtaggtgcttgtcagaTAACATGTACCCTAGTGGGCCTGTTTAAGAGTGtgattgtggttgcttttcaaagtgcttttcatgttgaaatgcatcaaaatgatgttttttttattttttaaaaattatttttgagatcagcgcatcaaaacgatccaaaacgatcaaaaaaaaagtttttgaattttttggaaacgcgAGTTGGCCCGCCTTTCCAAACGCTTTCTAAACTGACCtacatgagaatttcatatgaaaagatCACTTGTTTCTATAGAAAAGCTCACATGATGGTTGTGCAAGTGATTTTTAAACTTGAGATctctaagttatcttatatagagagtgTTTATAGAAAGCCATGCCTTTTATTTCCAGTGGAAGGTGAAAAAGGTGTGTAGAGTACAATACTGAAATactaaaaacttaaaagaaaaaagctagCACTTTAGGGTAAAATAATCTCTCTTTCCTAAAaaggtttaagagatttctcactGGTGGTTTGTGTGGATTACCATTATAGGCCAAACATTTAGACAACTTGTGATTTGTGATAATCCAAcctgaaaataattattcaaaattgaaaagaacacCTGATCTTCAAGTAATATTTGTATAAATCCTAAACAACCCTAGATCTGTCTAATTAGGTCCTTGGGATtcctgaaaaaattttaaatttattgtttccGCTGCGTATAAGTGTTTTGGAAAACCCAACTGTGGTAACGGAGCCATTGTTAGACAATTAAGGTTGATGAttgcatattttaattttattggtgttaatttcaaattaattttatgtgcaaaatcattttctaaaaattaatttctctcctgatttttttttaataaattgaaagtCTATTGTTCCAGTAAGATCTGGTTGGATTTATTGAATCTGGCTTAAATCTggcaatattttgttttgaaaagagGAGATCTGTCATTAACACTATTATGAGTAGCACCTTGTGCTATGGGGCTGCTGCACGCAGCGCCAGATGCCATGGGCGCTACCACGAGTAGCTCTAGACGCTGCTGGGCAGTAGCCACGGCTGCCGCTGATATGACTGCAGCCGACGTGGGCAGTGTTCCCACGCCAtaacaaagagaaaaggaagggaGAGGGAAATAATTACAATTCTGCCCCTAGtgcttttttagggtttttaacACTTATAATTTATTACAAAAGGGTTTTGAGGTGTAATTTATAGAATTACAATTCTACCCTTCCTTatataaaatgttgattttatattttaaaattgaaaaacaaattaaattaattgtagaattaattttcCTAATAGGATTaagattgaattaaaatgtttaattcaaaattttttgtgttttataatatCCTAATTGggttaggatttaattaaaatgtttaattaaataatgtttagaaaaaatatttttttctaaaataaaaagagttttaagccacaaagttttatttatttgatcctATAATGTTTAGGATTTTAATAAGAATTttgatatgattatttttcttattaaattttgaaatattgtttttcaaagaaaatatatattaaataaaatttattgtgtttgagaaattatcaaaatggatttgtttaatatttctaaatgttagaattttattttaaaaattgcatataaaggcaataattagaattgaagcatgcaataattttattatgcatattaaatgttattatgCATGACGGATGATTATAGACATTAAAGACTAATGTGATTGTGTGTTTATGGTTGAAtgactataatattaaatatggtCTACGTgtcttgtcttttcttgatttttcttctaggttgtaaaattcttttcttgattcGTTTTATTTCCTCTCAAGATCAACTTGCATATGTCTTTACTAAGCCACTTCCTACTGCTTCGTTTTCTGCTTTTCGTTTCAAGCTTTAGGTCAACTCTCCACTCTCatcttgagggggcatattatagaatgtacctatatagaaaatattatatgcaTACTCTTATGTTGTAATatccaccattactattgtatatattgccctacacacacacacacacacataaaaggTTGACTAACcaataggttaagcctcctCATTATTCTCAACCCTATATaggtacattctataatattgCCAAACTAGACCATGAGTTTCGTTGTTTTAGCACTACCGATCAGGTGTAGATTTGTTTACATAAGCACGCTTTACTTATCGGTTTCTAATGCTCAAGAACATGTTTCATGTTCTTCCTATTCCCATGAACTTGAGAGGGAATGCCAAGGAAACTGATTGTGTTAAGGATATAAACAAGGAAGACAATTCCTGATTTATTGTAAATGATTTATTCATTGTATATATAGGCTTGTATTACTATACAGACACTTATTCGTATCAATTGTAACCCTACACTATAAATACAATAGCAGTCAGCCCTGTATAGTTGAGGATTTCACAatgttcttcttctcttcagtGTTTTAACTATCCCGAAGCTTACCACTAGGTTAAAAAgcagaaaaattaatttttaaaacctaCCCATAAGCCAATTAAAAGCACGGAATAGGTTCATTTACAAGCTTGTACATAATTGCATGTGCACTAGAAAAAGTAACGTGCAATACACATGTAAAGATGGAATCATCACATCTTTCTGTCGACTCAAGAAACTTCACTTTCATCTTGTACTCTTTATCCCATATGTTCTAATTAAGTGGTCGTCATCGTATATATCGGCATGTTAACAGGATATCGATGTCGATATcaataatgataaattaataatagttCCATAGATGAACTAACTATGATAAACACATGGCCTTCAAGGGGATGCTTGAATGATTAAGATTTGGTTTTTCTACTAGCAAGTTGAGGTTGAAACTCTAGAAATGATATTGGGCTTGGGTGAAGTTTGGAAATTTGGACGATCATTGCTCCTCGTTGTATATTTCGAGGtcagttaaaaagaaaaagaaagaagataaacaCTCAATGATTGATATCCAAATGCAACCGTATAGTTTCATCAAGTGGATATAAcctttgaaattcaatttaaattcatttttgttaCGACAGGGAaaagtttttttagataaaaaggaTTTGTGTAAAATTAGAATCTTTAGATTATGATAGTTAGAGATTGTAATCTTTCTATAAGGATTCAtgtattcaaaatttaaaagtgttGAATCTATCAATAAAATCTTAAGAGGTTAAATATTTgtgtatttagtttttcaacAATTAGTTTCAGAGCTTCGAATAAAAGAATAACATGACAACCTCAATAATCTGCAAatgtttttgaagaaaaggagaaaagtaAGACAACTCAACAATCTTCCATGTTGATTAAGGATATAGAACCCTTAACCATGTGTATGTTATTGAATGTTTGGTTCAAGGTTGTTATTCAAGAAGAGTACTTTGTAATTACAGGCTTCCATTCTTTGTATATACTACTTAAGCATCTTTTCCTCCTAGATTTGACCTTAGCAAATGGACATCAAAGATCTTAGATTAGTTAGTGTGggagttttttaagaaaaaataaagatggacAAACTTGGGATCGACAATGTAAAAggaaagccaaattagtttattttttgtttgcagGCAAAAATGGACATTGATCTACCTAAAGAAATCATAGTTGGAGTAATAAAGTTTAGTGTAGTGAGCAATAAAAACTATAGGTACTTTAGCCAACTAAAAGATGtattatcaagaaaataaaggaaattatACTTAATGACCTTTATTCCGTGCATGAAAAAAAGTTAAGGAAAGTGTTTCCTAATACTTTGGCgtttgccaaaaaaaaacaaggcataCCTCGTAGAGTAAAACATGCTATAGAAGATCTAGTTCTAGTAATCTATAGATCATTGGATTAAGAtcaatttacaaatatattCTCAAGTTATATGCAGTGCAATATATTGAAGATTTATACATCATTcacaaagaaaatatagaagAAGACACCTTAAGTTGGAGTCGTTTGTGAAACTAGGAAGATTATTTGGTGTTTGTATTCAAGATAAAccttttttaaaaggaaagtcCCTCATTATTACTAAACGGAGTGTTTAAGAACATTAGTTGAAGGAAAGGATTGTAGAATATTAGTTGAAGGAAATGATTGTTAATATAGAAAAAGGTTTCCTGCATTAAAAAAGGCTTgtgtttagaatttttatttatacaattaattaaatttttcattagattatgataattaaaggtgttaattttactataaatataatgattaatatactcagaattttaagagtgttgaatcaataaataatatcttaaaaggttaaatatttacgttttatacttttaatatgTACTCGGATGCTTAATCTAGTTACATGATTTATTTGCTGATCAACTTGATATCACATGCATATATATGACCCAAAAAATCCTTAACTCGTggataatttaaaacaaatcgaaattggaagaaaaatcaagGTGTGCCcactgaaaaaagaagaagaaaaaaaactagcttgATAGGAAGTCCGAGCTTGAGCACATTACTCAGGCGATCATGATGACATTTTGGTGTGTATTCATGGCCGACCCATCATGTGAGTTTTCCTTGTCTTTCACATGAAAGGTTTATGCACATTAAACatgtgagaaaaaagaaagtgggGCTCAAAGTTAGGTCTTCCTCGTGTGATAGAAGGCAACAATGAAAGCTCAATCCATTATTTGACGTCCTTCACCATCTTTCCCATATAAGCCAGTGCAAAAACAGAGGAAATGGGGCTTGGCATTATATCCAAAACTCTTAATTCAGAAAAGAGTTTGTTGCTAAAGTTAAAGGTTGGTAAACTGTAAATgcaaactcttgaaaaactAGTCCTGTAGTTATCACTTGGCCTGACTTCTGTTCGTTCGTCTTTTAAAAAACTCCACTCTTTTCTAGAGAAGCACATGCCGACTTTGCTTTGTCGTGGAGTTTAGGGTTACTAAAGCTAATGAACAAGAGTTCAAGTTCGAGCAAATATAACTAAGATaatcaaagaacaaaaatgaacaaagaaaaacaaaagaaaacaaatccatcaagcTAATACATATACTCAATTTGCATGCCCGCACGTATTCCTATGATCGAATAAGAGTCATATATGGAACGCTAGCTCAGGTAGAGCTCTGTTAGGTTGTCAAAAATTTATTAGTCGATCATCATAATTGTTAGTAGTGGAATTAAATACCAAAACTTCGATGAAAAAATGAAGACAAAAGTCAGAAAGTGGCTTGGGAGTAACAAGTTGGCCAAGTGGGCAGGGAATTTATAAAGAGCATGTGAAGATTTCCTTGCTTCAATTGCAAGAGTTAGGCCAATGTCGCTCGTCAATTTTTTATAGGAATTCATCAACATGGACAAGTATTAATCAAAAGCAAAGCTAACATTTTCTAAAAATAGTTCGTGTGTAGATTGTGGCGAGTCAATTTTCTAGAGGAAACGCATATACCCATTTCATCGACCATGCAGGCCACCAGgtttagatttataataaacATGGAATCATGGGTCGAGACTTATAATTGAGTTGGATTGAGTTTATTAGACAGGATATTAAGTACATAGATGGATAATAATTCATTGAGtgactttgttttatttttttttattcttgatttctttctttcactaGCAATCAGTGCTTATTGAATTTCTTTATATCCTATGAATGGACCCGTTTTGTCTTCATGTATTTATTATCCCATGTTATTGGTTTGCCAAGATGTTGGACTCTAGCCAATTCTAAATTGTGTATCAATTTAATACTCCCCAGAACACTTGTCCGTTTCAATGTTAATTAAGCTACTGGTAAAGCCCTTGAAATGTAGCGAAACCTTAAAAATTTGCCCTATCTAAACCATGTTTTTAAGGTTATCATATAAGTGATCAAAGTACATTAACATAAAAGCTAAAGGGTGTGAGAGAAACTACTAATCACTCACATTCATTGTACtatgtattataataatatattgtttttcttttcttttatttttttgaatttgttttgttattttttttaaaatttatatttttctatttcatctttcaatattgaagtcattgagaatttagttttgtatttatttatttttgccttTTTATAGGGTCAAAGTGATTTGCAGATTTATTAGAGTAATCCAAGTTGCTTCGATCTATGGGGTTTGATagggtgtcttttttttttttttttctaattgaacttgactttgttgtatatcatatattttttctaatatagttctatgttattaaactttataaagtccaTGGATCTCTTTATAAATTTGGCTGGTTAATTGACATGGTTCGCAGGTCTGACTTGtttaacctttttatttatttcatttatagatatttagttaattgaaaattcagTTTTATAATTGGTTTTATTTCACTTTCTAGAAGGTTGGTGTTCGATTTTGTgattgtctatttttgttatcatatatttaaataagaAACAGTTTTTAGAAAAAGTTATAATCTCGGTGAAGTCCATAACTCGATTCACGTATTTGGCGTGTTAGTCTAAGTTACCTGATtcacaggtttgacgggttactcaccaattgaattttatttttgtttttagtcctttatttttttttttattattttttttattttgttcttcaatattagattggttaGGAAATGGAttccatgatttatttttgtttgtattttataaggttatcacaGTTTCAAATAAAAGTCTATTTTAGGGTTGATGTTCAATTTtgcaaacatttatttttattttataagtaaataattttatatatatataaaacatgttattaaacctaatagaGTCCATGACCTAGGTTGTAGGAGGACCAGAGTTGATCCAATTTGTCATTgtctcgatattttttttaaaaaaattatcatcttgaaattttttttaaagttaagtCATATTTTTTCCGATCATTCAGGTTACCTTTAGATCCATAAAATCAACCCACTTAGCCATATTTAATGAAACAAGGAAGGTGACATTATAAGACAAGGTAACCTGTCTCAAGATCATTTgccatgaaatatatataaacgaaTGCAAAGTATTTATAGCatactatatatatgtgtatatatattacaaaCCGTGCGTAAATGCATAATGAGTTTTAGCGTATAGAGAATACTACGGAGAGGTAGCTATAGACAAACCTAAATATTGATCCAAAATAGGATCAACCCGAGATGTTTACATATATTTAATCGCCATTAAGCAGTTGCATGGACCAGAGATCCTCCATGCTCCAATAGTTTTCGTTCAGTTCTTGAGGTATATTCCCACCAGAAAAGGCCCCTACGTCTCCTTGATAGAATGGTGGACAATAGGTCTCCATTTGGTCGGTTGCGCTGGAAACTTGGCAAGTACTGCTCCCATGTTCATTAGTCTCAGAACTCCCCGCCGCAAATGGTTCAGTTTGCTTAGTATGCTTCTTGATTCTAGTTCTCCAGTAATTCTTTATCTCGTTGTCGGTCCTCCCTGGAAGATGCTTTGCAATTTTCGACCACCTAGACGTGCCAAGAATTTCCTTCTGGTCAGTTCTTTTATGATATGCATATGATCTATGTTTGAGGaggaatttgaaaaaaaaaaaaaaagctctagAAATCAAGTGTGAGGACGAACTTGTTTCCAGAAATTGTTCGACCAGTATGTAAACCAGTTAAAGATCTTATAGAAAACACTCAATATTCAAGGATCAGATTTACCATAACAAAAGAGTAAACGCAAGACATTTAAGTACTATCAGCAATTGGAATTAAGCTGTAATGCATGACTATGGCAATAAGACTATTTCACTCGAGCTTTTCGCTGTAAGAGGTCTGCCCGATAATTGAAGACCTTGCTAGAGTCGCTACAAAACAGATGACATTATAAGACTATTGACATGACCACACAAGACAACacactttgttttctttcaggGACAAGACGCATAATCTCACAATTAAACCAAGAGAGCTTTGTGAGGTCCCCTCTCCCTTAAGCTAAAGTTCATATGAAATGATAGAGGAATTGTTGGTGTAAATAATAATTACCAGCCCCATGAATTGTTGAATGTGTTAGATTTACAGGATGGCTGACTTTTGAGGTGCGGAATTACAGTGGTAGGAAATCTTCGCACTACattttcgaaaaaaaaaaaaaaggttttacaAATCAGAATTGCAATGGAAAAGGCATTTATACATCAAAAGCCaaagatttaatttgaagtttctATGCTTTTACAAGTGTTTAGATCTCTAATCATTCATAGAGGAAATGTTattaatttaaccaaaaaaataaatatacaaatatgTAGTGATATCCAACAATTTTGAgtagaaaatatatcaaatcgCAATCACATATACACCTTATGGAAAAAAAACcagacaataaaagaaaaaaaacactttaccaCAAAAAAAGAGTTAGAACAATATGGTTAATGTCTACGTCAATCCATTCAAAACAGCTTCTCTTTCTCGGAAAAGGAGGGATTCCCATATGACaacttggagaaaaaaaaaccttcaaatagaaaataagaaaCTAGAAACTTTTACTGCCAATTCTGTATGGATTTCATTCACGTTGCCCACAAGTGgccagtataaaaaatatagctttaatattagattctgatatatttttagaaCCCTTTCAGGACTTCGGACCCGATTACCCTCGGTGTGAAAGGCtcctttttgtgtgtgttgaagagagaaaaaaaaattacctttttattttttgagtaatACTTTTACACCGTTGAGCGGGGATCCATCATCCTTCATGCATCCAGCACACAAGTAGCCGCAATCTCCTAATAATTTTGGTACTGACTATCTTGGgtgaaatatatacatatatatatgttgttgtTATAGTTTTGGGGTTAGggatttgatatataaaagaagaaaaaatcgtGCGTGATCTCTTCAAATACTTTGGTCTTCTTGACCTTCAAGAGCTGATGAATTTGATggttttccatatatatatgtgtgtgctAGATGGAGGATAGATTTCATTAGAAAGTGATGATCCCCCAGCTCCATCTTATCatataacaactaaaattagaGAATATTTTAAAGCTGAAAAGTTTTGCTAGCCACATGTTGTAAATCCCCATGTGTTGAATTCAAATTCTTGCTAGGAACAGCTCAGACCCTACCTAGCAACATTTATTTCTCCTCCTCATGTTCATTGAGGCTGTCCGAAGAAACTAGGGACTTTAAGAACGGTGCTTTCCTTGATAACAACAAGTATAGCTAAGAAATCAGGGAATTGAATCTCTTCAACGTCTTCCAATATCGACAAACATacaatgcaatatttttttattgctagagCATGGTGGAGAAAGGAAAGTAAGTAAAgccacacacacatatatatgtata is a window encoding:
- the LOC7487868 gene encoding MYB-like transcription factor EOBII isoform X2, whose amino-acid sequence is MDKSPCNSQDVEVRKGPWTLEEDLILTNYIANHGEGVWNSLAKAAGLKRTGKSCRLRWLNYLRPDLRRGNITPEEQLLIMELHAKLGNRWSKIAKHLPGRTDNEIKNYWRTRIKKHTKQTEPFAAGSSETNEHGSSTCQVSSATDQMETYCPPFYQGDVGAFSGGNIPQELNENYWSMEDLWSMQLLNGD
- the LOC7487868 gene encoding MYB-like transcription factor EOBII isoform X1 — its product is MDKSPCNSQDVEVRKGPWTLEEDLILTNYIANHGEGVWNSLAKAAGLKRTGKSCRLRWLNYLRPDLRRGNITPEEQLLIMELHAKLGNRFKKYIHIYVWSKIAKHLPGRTDNEIKNYWRTRIKKHTKQTEPFAAGSSETNEHGSSTCQVSSATDQMETYCPPFYQGDVGAFSGGNIPQELNENYWSMEDLWSMQLLNGD
- the LOC7487868 gene encoding MYB-like transcription factor EOBII isoform X3, giving the protein MDKSPCNSQDVEVRKGPWTLEEDLILTNYIANHGEGVWNSLAKAAGLKRTGKSCRLRWLNYLRPDLRRGNITPEEQLLIMELHAKWSKIAKHLPGRTDNEIKNYWRTRIKKHTKQTEPFAAGSSETNEHGSSTCQVSSATDQMETYCPPFYQGDVGAFSGGNIPQELNENYWSMEDLWSMQLLNGD